In Saccharomyces eubayanus strain FM1318 chromosome XV, whole genome shotgun sequence, a single window of DNA contains:
- the MDM12 gene encoding ERMES complex subunit MDM12, giving the protein MSFDINWSTLESDNRLNDLIRKHLNSYLQTTQLPSYVSNLRVLDFDLGKVGPAITLKEITDPLDEFYDSIRDELENNEAEENDNNKNEHEHANIEHRVVNQENINEDSEPLVIMPSPNDVQFLLEAEYKGDLLVTIGADLVLNYPVEKFMTLPVKLSISDIGLHSLCIAAYLSKQLFFSFLCDVSDPALDDSQIILDPKGPILAATKPLERISIVRSMKIETEIGEQYQGQGSILRSVGELEQFMFTIFKDFLRKELAWPSWINLDFNDDGEQ; this is encoded by the coding sequence ATGTCCTTTGATATCAACTGGAGTACACTAGAATCCGATAATCGACTAAATGATCTTATTAGAAAACATTTAAATTCATATTTGCAGACTACACAACTACCAAGCTACGTAAGTAATCTTAGAGTATTGGATTTCGATTTGGGAAAAGTTGGTCCTGCGATAACTCTAAAAGAGATAACAGATCCTCTCGACGAGTTTTATGACTCCATAAGAGACGAGCTCGAGAACAATGAggcagaagaaaatgacaataacaaaaacGAACACGAACACGCCAATATTGAACATCGTGTAGtcaatcaagaaaatattaatGAAGATTCCGAGCCACTCGTAATTATGCCGTCCCCGAATGACGTACAGTTTTTATTAGAGGCCGAATATAAGGGTGACCTACTTGTTACAATAGGTGCCGATCTTGTACTAAATTATCCCGTTGAAAAGTTTATGACTTTGCCAGTGAAACTTTCTATTAGTGATATAGGGCTACATTCTCTTTGCATTGCAGCGTATCTATCAAAGCAACTATTCTTCAGTTTTCTGTGTGATGTTAGCGATCCCGCATTGGATGATAGTCAAATTATTTTGGATCCTAAAGGACCAATTCTGGCAGCTACTAAGCCGTTAGAACGAATATCTATTGTAAGAAGTATGAAGATTGAAACGGAAATAGGAGAGCAGTATCAGGGACAGGGTTCTATACTAAGAAGTGTTGGGGAATTAGAACAATTTATGTTCAcgattttcaaagattttttgagaaaggAATTGGCATGGCCAAGCTGGATCAATCTAGACTTTAACGATGATGGtgaacaataa
- the COQ10 gene encoding ubiquinone-binding protein COQ10 — translation MVIITSCLQTSVLFRRAALKPVLKCPFKRHFFGLGTGNHAIREQRYVLRKTVNTHPSTVYAAVSEVSEYKEFIPYCIDSFVDKRNPVDNKPVIAGLRVGFKQYDEEFSCNVSCKEKVNGDNTYTVVAETISHNLYDLLYSKWTIMPHPTRPNATMVELLLRFKFKSRIYNSVSLIFAKTVTELVMNAFAKRAYHLVRQAMLKSSSKETPS, via the coding sequence ATGGTTATAATAACAAGTTGCTTGCAGACTTCAGTACTCTTCAGGAGAGCAGCTCTCAAGCCAGTTCTAAAGTGTCCATTTAAAaggcatttttttggtttaggCACCGGTAATCATGCTATTAGGGAACAACGGTATGTCTTACGCAAGACCGTTAACACGCATCCTAGTACTGTTTATGCAGCTGTTTCTGAGGTTTCTGAATACAAGGAATTCATTCCTTATTGCATTGATTCATTTGTGGACAAACGAAATCCCGTAGATAACAAACCTGTAATTGCGGGGCTTCGAGTCGGTTTTAAACAGTACGACGAGGAATTTTCATGCAATGTCTCATGTAAAGAAAAGGTAAACGGGGATAACACTTACACAGTTGTTGCTGAAACTATATCTCATAATTTATACGATCTATTGTACTCGAAATGGACTATAATGCCCCACCCAACTAGACCAAATGCGACCATGGTAGAACTTTTGTTGCGGTTTAAATTTAAGTCTCGGATATATAATAGTGTTTCTCTGATATTTGCAAAGACTGTGACCGAATTAGTGATGAACGCCTTCGCTAAAAGAGCATACCATTTGGTAAGGCAGGCCATGttaaaatcttcatctAAAGAAACTCCTTCATGA
- the CSI2 gene encoding Csi2p, with translation MKLPKISIWKVLLLLNFFVLQDFQFASAANLPSLSTSTKANDSSSKTTSTTKATKSSSRNSVTSQHVTSSNSTTSKTNMPKITASASSSLYSNSSIASNQSGISISSITPSSVYIPITDGNGFIYQARHPDGTVFIAFASCLGAILLSLTAVWIVLTVKSWRSARRENKLRNLESQYQYDPFYFQSNSNDDDSETSSHSGESDISEKILKDKSSRMSLYTLGSSSVLNLLNNTTDTNENFRSSMFISPTEILQRDANNSNTWSQQSNGSEMFESLSSTPKERTAAQIVGKFSDNNTTNPFNYTSYNLGPDSGDNSTPKSNVSQGKTKKYRPPSVHLDQLLDGKD, from the coding sequence ATGAAACTGCCAAAAATTTCCATTTGGAAAGTGCTGCTACTGCTCAATTTCTTCGTTCTACAAGACTTTCAGTTTGCCTCCGCTGCGAACCTGCCTTCTCTATCAACTAGTACAAAAGCGAATGATAGTTCTAGTAAGACCACTTCTACAACAAAGGCAACGAAATCGTCTAGCCGAAACTCAGTCACCAGCCAACATGTTACCTCAAGTAACAGTACTACCTCTAAAACCAACATGCCTAAAATCACTGCAAGTGCAAGTTCGAGTTTATATTCAAACTCTAGCATAGCCAGCAATCAGAGCggaatttcaatttcgtcTATCACACCTTCTAGTGTTTATATCCCAATCACAGATGGAAACGGATTCATCTATCAGGCGCGTCATCCTGACGGCACTGTATTTATTGCATTTGCAAGCTGTCTAGGTGCTATTCTATTGTCGCTAACAGCTGTTTGGATTGTTCTAACTGTAAAGTCATGGCGAAGTGCTAGAAGGGAAAACAAGTTGAGGAATTTGGAAAGCCAATACCAATACGACCCCTTCTATTTCCAATCGAACTCTAATGATGACGACAGCGAAACCTCTTCTCATTCTGGTGAGAGTGATATATCGGAAAAGATTCTAAAGGACAAGTCGTCTCGTATGAGTCTATATACCCTAGGATCCTCATCTGTTCTGAACCTATTGAACAATACTACGGACACCAATGAAAACTTTAGGTCTTCTATGTTTATCTCTCCAACTGAGATTCTGCAGCGCGATGCCAATAATTCTAACACATGGTCTCAGCAAAGCAATGGTAGTGAGATGTTTGAGTCCTTATCTAGCACTCCTAAGGAACGTACTGCTGCCCAGATAGTTGGTAAGTTTTCAGATAATAATACTACTAATCCATTCAACTACACATCATATAATTTAGGCCCTGATTCTGGAGACAACTCTACGCCGAAGTCCAACGTTAGTCAaggaaaaaccaaaaaataccGTCCTCCGAGTGTTCATCTGGACCAATTACTGGATGGTAAGGATTAG
- the TOP1 gene encoding DNA topoisomerase 1 encodes MTIAAASKVKRDLSSDDDDDVPLSQTLRKRKIDSASSASSHDDADPYDSDEAISKISKKKKTKRIKTEPLSSPPSPKKKTTTPKPKKIKKENSDVKVKATKKKKEQKKKQEEEDQEAEDQKLKDEEDEYKWWEKENEDDTIKWATLKHNGVIFPPPYQPLPSHIKLYYDGNPVDLPPQAEEVAGFFAALLESDHAKNPVFQKNFFNDFLQVLKENGGTLNNVELKEFSRCDFTKMFDYFQVQKEQKKQLTSQEKKQIRLEREKFEEDYKFCELDGRKEQVGNFKVEPPDLFRGRGAHPKTGKLKRRVNPEDIVLNLSKDAPIPPAPEGHKWGEIRHDNTVQWLAMWRENIFNSFKYVRLAANSSLKGQSDFKKFEKARQLKSHIDAIRRDYTRNLKSKVMLERQKAVAIYLIDVFALRAGGEKSEDEADTVGCCSLRYEHVTLKPPNTVIFDFLGKDSIRFYQEVEVDKQVFKNLTIFKRPPKQPGHQLFDRLDPSILNKYLQNYMPGLTAKVFRTYNASKTMQDQLDLIPNKGSVAEKLLKYNAANRTVAILCNHQRTVTKGHAQTVEKASNRIQELEWQKVRCKRAILQLDKGLLKKEPKYFEEIEDLTKEDEATIHKRIIDREIEKCQRKFVRENDKRKFEKEELLPETQLKEWLEKVEEKKQEFENELKTGEVELKSTWSSVEKIKAQVEKLEQRIQTSSIQLKDKEENSQVSLGTSKINYIDPRLSVVFCKKFDVPIEKIFTKTLREKFKWAIESVDENWRF; translated from the coding sequence ATGACCATCGCTGCTGCTTCGAAAGTTAAACGTGACTTATCttcagatgatgatgacgacgtCCCACTGTCCCAAACCttgaggaaaagaaagattgaTTCCGCCAGTTCTGCCTCTTCCCATGACGATGCTGACCCTTATGACAGTGATGAGGCCATCtctaaaatttcaaagaaaaaaaaaaccaaaagaataaagacTGAACCATTGTCATCGCCACCGTCgccaaaaaagaaaactacgACACCAAAACCTaagaagatcaagaaggaaaatagCGATGTCAAGGTAAAGGCAactaagaagaaaaaagaacaaaagaagaaacaggaagaagaggacCAAGAGGCGGAAGAccaaaaattaaaggatgAAGAGGACGAATATAAATGGtgggaaaaggaaaacgaagaTGACACCATAAAATGGGCCACGCTCAAACATAACGGTGTCATATTTCCTCCACCGTACCAACCTTTACCATCTCACATTAAACTATACTACGACGGCAACCCAGTAGACCTACCTCCACAAGCTGAGGAGGTGGCCGGGTTCTTCGCTGCGTTATTAGAAAGTGACCATGCCAAGAATCCtgtttttcagaaaaatttctttaacgATTTCTTACAGGTGTTGAAGGAAAACGGTGGTACCCTAAATAACGTTGAACTAAAGGAGTTTTCTCGTTGTGATTTCACCAAGATGTTCGACTATTTCCAAGTGCAAAAGGAACAGAAAAAGCAATTGACatctcaagaaaaaaaacagatcCGTTTGGAGAGAGAAaagtttgaagaagacTACAAATTCTGTGAGTTGGATGGCAGGAAGGAGCAAGTAGGGAATTTCAAAGTAGAACCCCCCGATTTATTTAGGGGCCGTGGTGCTCACCCCAAGACCGGtaaactgaaaagaagagttaATCCTGAAGACATCGTTTTGAACCTAAGCAAAGACGCTCCTATCCCACCTGCCCCAGAGGGACACAAATGGGGGGAAATAAGACATGACAACACCGTCCAATGGTTGGCCATGTGGAGAGAGAATATCTTCAATTCCTTCAAGTACGTCAGGTTGGCGGCAAATTCATCGTTAAAGGGTCAAAGTGActtcaagaaatttgagAAGGCAAGACAACTAAAATCTCACATCGACGCCATTAGAAGAGACTACACAAGAAACTTGAAGAGTAAAGTCATGCTAGAGCGTCAAAAAGCTGTTGCCATTTATTTGATTGACGTCTTTGCCCTAAGAGCTGGTGGTGAAAAATCTGAAGATGAGGCTGACACCGTGGGGTGTTGTTCATTGAGATACGAACACGTTACTTTGAAACCCCCAAATActgttatttttgattttcttggtAAAGATTCCATTAGATTCTATCAAGAGGTGGAAGTGGACAAacaagtttttaaaaatctAACAATCTTCAAGAGACCACCCAAGCAACCGGGTCACCAATTATTTGACCGTCTAGACCCATCCATACTGAACAAGTATCTGCAAAACTATATGCCGGGACTGACTGCCAAAGTTTTCCGTACTTACAATGCTTCCAAGACCATGCAAGACCAGTTGGATTTGATTCCAAATAAAGGTTCTGTGGCAGAGAAATTACTGAAGTATAACGCAGCTAATAGGACTGTCGCTATCTTATGTAACCATCAAAGGACTGTCACCAAAGGGCATGCACAAACGGTGGAAAAGGCCAGCAATAGGATACAAGAACTAGAATGGCAAAAAGTTCGCTGCAAAAGGGCCATTTTACAGCTGGACAAGGGTctcttgaaaaaggaacCAAAATATTTCGAAGAAATCGAAGATTTAACAAAAGAGGATGAAGCTACCATTCATAAAAGAATTATTGACagagaaattgaaaagtgCCAGCGGAAATTTGTTAGAGAAAATGACAAGAGAAAAttcgaaaaggaagagtTATTGCCCGAGACTCAACTAAAGGAATGGCTAGAAAAAGttgaggaaaagaaacaggaGTTCGAAAACGAATTGAAAACTGGTGAAGTCGAATTGAAATCAACTTGGAGTTCAGTGGAAAAGATAAAAGCACAAGTAGAGAAGTTAGAACAGCGTATTCAGACTAGTTCCATTCAATTGAAggacaaagaagaaaactcCCAGGTTTCTTTGGGAACTTCTAAAATCAATTATATCGACCCAAGACTTTCGGTGGtattttgcaaaaaatttgacgttccaatagaaaaaattttcacaaAGACTTTAAgggaaaaattcaaatggGCCATAGAATCAGTAGATGAAAATTGGAGATTCTAA
- the RPB11 gene encoding DNA-directed RNA polymerase II core subunit RPB11, whose protein sequence is MNAPDRFELFLLGEGESKLKIEPDTKAPNAVVITFEKEDHTLGNLIRAELLNDRKVLFAAYKVEHPFFARFKLRIQTTEGYDPKDALKNACNSIINKLGALKTNFETEWNLQTLAADDAFNM, encoded by the coding sequence ATGAATGCTCCAGACAGATTTGAACTATTCCTGCTGGGTGAGGGGGAGTCCAAGCTAAAGATCGAGCCCGACACCAAGGCCCCCAACGCCGTGGTGATCACGTTCGAGAAGGAGGACCACACGCTGGGCAACCTGATTCGCGCAGAGCTGCTTAACGACAGGAAGGTGCTGTTTGCCGCCTACAAGGTCGAGCACCCCTTCTTTGCCCGGTTCAAGCTGAGAATTCAGACCACCGAGGGCTACGACCCCAAGGACGCCTTGAAAAACGCCTGCAACAGCATTATCAATAAGCTGGGCGCGCTGAAGACGAACTTCGAGACCGAGTGGAATCTGCAGACCCTGGCCGCCGACGACGCATTCAATATGTAA